The following are encoded in a window of Streptomyces sp. Go-475 genomic DNA:
- a CDS encoding bifunctional 3,4-dihydroxy-2-butanone-4-phosphate synthase/GTP cyclohydrolase II — protein sequence MSTAPILYSTDGEFEDLALDPVEQAVADIAAGRPVVVVDDEDRENEGDLVIAAEKATPEIVAFMMSECRGLICAPMEGDELDRLKLPQMVEDNTESMKTAFTVSVDASAAHGVSTGISAADRATTLRLLADGVSGPDDFVRPGHIFPLRARPGGVLTRNGHTEAAVDLARLAGLRPAGAIVEIAGEDGRMLRLPELVPFARKHGLTIISIEDLIAYRRSSEPTVRREARTQLPTAHGTFTAYGYRSTVDGVEHVALVHGDIGDGQDVLVRVHSECLTGDVFGSARCDCGPQLDASLARIQSEGRGVVVYLRGHEGRGIGLMSKLRAYELQERGRDTLDANLELGLPADARDYGAGAQILADLGVRSVRLLTNNPDKTDALVHHGITVKARVPMPVSAGEHNLRYLRTKRDRMGHDLPWLDTTTVPACGNQ from the coding sequence ATGAGCACGGCACCGATCCTGTACAGCACCGACGGTGAGTTCGAGGACCTCGCGCTCGACCCCGTCGAGCAGGCCGTCGCCGACATCGCGGCGGGCCGCCCGGTCGTGGTCGTCGACGACGAGGACCGGGAGAACGAGGGCGACCTCGTCATCGCCGCCGAGAAGGCGACCCCCGAGATCGTCGCCTTCATGATGAGCGAGTGCCGCGGCCTGATCTGCGCCCCCATGGAGGGCGACGAACTGGACCGGCTGAAGCTCCCGCAGATGGTCGAGGACAACACCGAGTCGATGAAGACCGCCTTCACGGTCTCCGTCGACGCCTCCGCCGCCCACGGCGTGAGCACCGGCATCTCCGCCGCCGACCGCGCCACCACCCTGCGGCTGCTCGCCGACGGAGTCTCCGGGCCGGACGACTTCGTCCGCCCCGGCCACATCTTCCCGCTCCGCGCCCGGCCCGGCGGCGTCCTCACCCGCAACGGCCACACCGAGGCCGCCGTCGACCTCGCCCGCCTCGCGGGCCTGCGCCCGGCCGGAGCGATCGTCGAGATCGCCGGCGAGGACGGCCGCATGCTGCGCCTGCCCGAGCTGGTCCCGTTCGCCCGCAAGCACGGCCTGACGATCATCTCCATCGAGGACCTGATCGCCTACCGCCGCAGCAGCGAGCCCACCGTCCGCCGCGAGGCCAGGACCCAACTGCCCACCGCCCACGGCACGTTCACGGCCTACGGCTACCGCTCCACCGTCGACGGCGTCGAGCACGTCGCCCTGGTGCACGGCGACATCGGCGACGGCCAGGACGTCCTCGTGCGCGTCCACTCCGAATGCCTCACCGGCGACGTCTTCGGCTCCGCCCGCTGCGACTGCGGCCCCCAGCTGGACGCCTCCCTGGCCCGCATCCAGTCCGAGGGCCGAGGCGTGGTCGTCTACCTGCGCGGACACGAGGGCCGCGGCATCGGCCTGATGTCCAAGCTGCGCGCCTACGAACTGCAGGAGCGCGGCCGCGACACCCTCGACGCCAACCTCGAACTCGGCCTGCCCGCCGACGCGAGGGACTACGGCGCCGGAGCCCAGATCCTCGCCGACCTCGGCGTGCGCAGCGTCCGGCTGCTGACCAACAACCCCGACAAGACCGACGCGCTCGTCCACCACGGCATCACGGTCAAGGCCCGTGTGCCGATGCCCGTGAGCGCCGGCGAGCACAACCTCCGCTACCTGCGCACCAAGCGGGACCGGATGGGCCACGACCTGCCCTGGCTCGACACGACCACCGTGCCGGCCTGCGGCAACCAGTAA
- the ribH gene encoding 6,7-dimethyl-8-ribityllumazine synthase yields the protein MSGKGAPELSVRNVGDLRVAVIAAQWHEKVMDGLVDGALRALHDLGIDEPTLLRVPGSWELPVVAKVLAGRGYDAIVALGVVIRGGTPHFEYVCQGVTQGLTQVSVDTGVPVGFGVLTCDTEEQALDRAGIEGSSEDKGHEAVTAAVATAATLRSVSEPWR from the coding sequence GTGAGCGGCAAGGGTGCACCGGAACTGTCCGTACGCAATGTGGGTGACCTCCGGGTCGCCGTCATCGCGGCACAGTGGCACGAGAAGGTGATGGACGGACTGGTGGACGGCGCCCTGCGCGCCCTGCACGACCTGGGCATCGACGAGCCGACCCTGCTCAGGGTCCCCGGCAGCTGGGAGCTCCCGGTCGTCGCCAAGGTCCTCGCGGGCCGCGGCTACGACGCGATCGTCGCCCTCGGCGTCGTCATCCGCGGCGGAACCCCCCACTTCGAGTACGTGTGCCAGGGCGTCACCCAGGGCCTCACCCAGGTCTCCGTCGACACCGGCGTCCCCGTCGGCTTCGGCGTGCTGACCTGCGACACCGAAGAGCAGGCCCTGGACCGCGCCGGCATCGAGGGCTCCAGCGAGGACAAGGGGCACGAGGCGGTGACGGCCGCGGTGGCGACCGCGGCCACCCTCCGCTCAGTATCCGAACCCTGGCGCTGA
- the hisG gene encoding ATP phosphoribosyltransferase: MLRIAVPNKGSLSGPAAEMLHEAGYLQRRESKELRIVDPTNEVEFFYLRPRDIAIYVASGQLDIGLTGRDLLIDSGADAEEILALGFARSTFRYAGKPGTISGLADLTGKTVATSYEGIVAAHLAEHGIDASVVHLDGAVETAIQLGVAQVIADVVETGTSLRNAGLEVVGEPIMQSEAVVIRRTGADPDDPKVQQFLRRLQGVLVARTYVMMDYDCRVEQLEKAVALTPGLESPTVSPLHNEGWVAVRAMVPAKEAQRIMDDLYDIGARAILTTAIHACRL; encoded by the coding sequence ATGCTGCGCATCGCCGTCCCCAACAAGGGTTCCCTGTCAGGCCCTGCGGCGGAGATGCTGCATGAGGCCGGCTACCTGCAGCGCAGGGAGTCCAAGGAACTGCGGATCGTCGACCCGACCAACGAGGTCGAGTTCTTCTACCTGCGCCCCCGCGACATCGCGATCTACGTCGCCTCCGGCCAGCTCGACATCGGCCTCACCGGCCGGGACCTGCTGATCGACTCCGGAGCCGACGCGGAGGAGATCCTCGCCCTCGGCTTCGCCCGCTCCACCTTCCGCTACGCCGGCAAGCCCGGCACCATCAGCGGCCTGGCCGACCTGACCGGCAAGACCGTCGCCACCTCCTACGAGGGCATCGTCGCGGCCCACCTCGCCGAGCACGGCATCGACGCCTCCGTCGTCCACCTCGACGGCGCCGTCGAGACCGCCATCCAGCTCGGCGTCGCCCAGGTCATCGCCGACGTCGTCGAGACCGGCACCTCCCTGCGCAACGCGGGCCTGGAAGTCGTCGGCGAGCCGATCATGCAGTCCGAGGCCGTCGTGATCCGCCGCACCGGCGCCGACCCCGACGACCCCAAGGTCCAGCAGTTCCTGCGCCGCCTCCAGGGCGTCCTCGTCGCCCGGACGTACGTGATGATGGACTACGACTGCCGCGTCGAGCAGTTGGAGAAGGCCGTCGCCCTCACCCCCGGCCTGGAATCGCCGACCGTCTCCCCGCTGCACAACGAGGGCTGGGTCGCCGTCCGCGCCATGGTCCCCGCCAAGGAGGCCCAGCGGATCATGGACGACCTGTACGACATCGGCGCCCGGGCCATCCTGACCACGGCCATCCACGCCTGCCGTCTGTAA
- a CDS encoding PH domain-containing protein: MSDLPTLPVTFRPGSTRAVLLTAAVAILVVITAVAMLLEQLSPAERLSFVVTALLLDAVLLLLARPKVVADEDGVTVVNLTNKRRLEWAEILQVTLRPGDPWVFLNLSDGTSLPALGIQPGIAKQRAIADARALRALAEARSVADPERHQS; this comes from the coding sequence ATGTCCGACCTGCCCACCCTGCCCGTCACGTTCCGGCCGGGCAGCACCCGCGCGGTGCTGCTCACCGCCGCCGTCGCGATCCTCGTGGTGATCACGGCCGTGGCCATGCTGCTGGAGCAGCTCAGCCCCGCCGAACGCCTCAGCTTCGTCGTCACGGCACTGCTGCTGGACGCCGTGCTGCTCCTGCTGGCCCGGCCCAAGGTCGTCGCCGACGAGGACGGCGTCACTGTCGTGAATCTCACCAACAAGCGCCGGCTGGAGTGGGCCGAAATCCTTCAGGTGACCCTCCGGCCCGGCGACCCCTGGGTGTTCCTCAACCTCAGCGACGGCACCAGCCTCCCCGCGCTCGGCATCCAGCCGGGCATCGCCAAGCAGCGCGCGATCGCCGACGCCAGGGCCCTGCGGGCACTCGCCGAGGCCCGTTCCGTCGCGGACCCCGAGCGGCATCAGAGCTGA
- a CDS encoding phosphoribosyl-ATP diphosphatase: MSKKTFEELFTELQHKAAHGDPATSRTAELVGKGVHAIGKKVVEEAAEVWMAAEYEGKEAAAEEISQLLYHVQVMMVARGISLDDVYAHL; the protein is encoded by the coding sequence ATGTCCAAGAAGACGTTCGAGGAGCTCTTCACCGAGCTCCAGCACAAGGCCGCCCACGGCGACCCCGCCACTTCCCGCACCGCAGAACTGGTCGGGAAGGGCGTCCACGCCATCGGCAAGAAGGTCGTCGAGGAGGCCGCCGAAGTGTGGATGGCCGCCGAGTACGAGGGCAAGGAGGCGGCCGCCGAGGAGATCTCGCAGCTGCTGTACCACGTCCAGGTGATGATGGTCGCCCGCGGCATCTCCCTCGACGACGTCTACGCCCACCTGTAA
- a CDS encoding riboflavin synthase: MFTGIVEELGEITAVETLDDACRFRLRGPVVTQGAKHGDSIAVNGVCLTVVDHEGDEFTADVMAETLNRSSLGALKAGSRVNLERPMAVGERLGGHIVQGHVDGTGEILERKPSEHWEIVKISLPADLTRYVVEKGSITVDGISLTVVDAGPDYFTVSLIPTTLDLTTLGHKQPGDPVNLEVDVIAKYVERMLGDRARGAAE, translated from the coding sequence GTGTTCACCGGAATCGTCGAAGAGCTGGGCGAGATCACCGCCGTCGAGACCCTCGACGACGCCTGTCGCTTCCGTCTGCGCGGCCCCGTCGTCACCCAGGGCGCGAAACACGGCGACTCCATCGCCGTCAACGGCGTCTGCCTCACGGTCGTCGACCACGAGGGCGACGAGTTCACCGCCGACGTCATGGCCGAGACCCTGAACCGCTCCAGCCTCGGCGCCCTGAAGGCCGGCTCCCGCGTCAACCTCGAACGCCCCATGGCCGTCGGCGAACGCCTCGGCGGGCACATCGTGCAGGGCCATGTGGACGGCACCGGCGAGATCCTGGAGCGCAAGCCGTCCGAGCACTGGGAGATCGTGAAGATCTCCCTCCCCGCGGACCTCACCCGGTACGTGGTCGAGAAGGGCTCCATCACCGTCGACGGCATCAGCCTCACCGTCGTCGACGCCGGCCCCGACTACTTCACCGTCAGCCTCATCCCCACCACCCTCGACCTGACCACGCTCGGCCACAAGCAGCCCGGCGACCCGGTCAACCTCGAAGTGGACGTCATCGCCAAGTACGTCGAGCGCATGCTGGGCGACCGCGCGCGGGGGGCGGCCGAGTGA
- a CDS encoding hemolysin family protein, whose amino-acid sequence MTIPLLLLAAAFLLILANGFFVAAEFGLVTVERAEAEKAAAEGDRRAGRVVESLRELSFQLSGTQLGITITSLVVGMLAEPALAELLHGPFTSIGVPEGAVSGVTVVVGMLVASAVQMVIGELLPKNWAVSRPLQVARFVAGPQHVFARLFRPVIAGLNAVANRLVRALGFEPAEELASARTPGELVSLARHSARAGALEQDTADLFVRTLSLGELTAQHVMTPRVKVSALQSSATAEDVVNLTRATGLSRFPVYRERIDEVVGMVHLKDALAVPVQDRLRTPVGRIARPALLVPETLPVKPLLTRLRSEQPIAVVVDEYGGTAGVVTLEDIVEELVGEVRDEHDGHDLPELAAAPPEDGRPAWDADGSCRVDILQRIGLDVPEGPYETVAGLIADLLGRIPAVGDKAELPGWRLSVRQVGHYRAERVRLVRTAPVITLAEAAR is encoded by the coding sequence ATGACCATCCCCCTGCTGCTCCTGGCAGCCGCGTTCCTGCTGATTCTCGCCAACGGATTCTTCGTGGCGGCCGAGTTCGGCCTCGTGACGGTCGAGCGGGCGGAAGCCGAGAAGGCCGCCGCCGAAGGCGACCGGCGCGCCGGCCGCGTCGTCGAATCACTCAGGGAACTGTCCTTCCAGCTCTCCGGCACCCAGCTCGGCATCACCATCACCTCCCTCGTGGTCGGCATGCTCGCCGAACCGGCGCTCGCCGAACTGCTGCACGGCCCGTTCACCTCGATCGGCGTCCCCGAGGGAGCCGTCTCCGGCGTCACGGTCGTCGTCGGCATGCTGGTGGCGTCCGCCGTGCAGATGGTGATCGGCGAGCTGCTGCCCAAGAACTGGGCCGTGTCCAGGCCGCTGCAGGTCGCGCGCTTCGTCGCGGGCCCGCAGCATGTCTTCGCCCGGCTGTTCCGCCCGGTCATCGCGGGCCTGAACGCCGTCGCGAACCGGCTCGTGCGGGCCCTGGGCTTCGAACCGGCCGAGGAACTGGCCTCCGCCCGCACCCCCGGCGAGCTCGTCTCGCTGGCCCGCCACTCGGCCCGGGCCGGCGCCCTGGAACAGGACACGGCCGACCTCTTCGTCCGCACCCTGTCCCTCGGCGAGCTGACCGCGCAGCACGTGATGACGCCGCGCGTGAAGGTCAGCGCCCTGCAGTCCTCGGCCACCGCCGAGGACGTCGTCAACCTGACCCGCGCCACCGGCCTGTCCCGCTTCCCCGTCTACCGGGAGCGGATCGACGAGGTCGTCGGCATGGTCCACCTCAAGGACGCCCTGGCCGTACCCGTCCAGGACCGGCTGCGCACGCCGGTGGGCCGCATCGCCCGCCCGGCGCTGCTCGTCCCCGAGACCCTGCCCGTCAAGCCCCTGCTGACCCGGCTGCGCAGCGAGCAGCCCATCGCGGTCGTCGTCGACGAGTACGGCGGCACGGCCGGTGTCGTCACGCTGGAGGACATCGTCGAGGAACTCGTCGGCGAGGTCCGCGACGAGCACGACGGGCACGACCTGCCCGAGCTGGCCGCCGCGCCGCCGGAGGACGGCAGGCCCGCCTGGGACGCCGACGGCAGCTGCCGGGTCGACATCCTGCAGCGCATAGGCCTCGACGTGCCCGAGGGACCGTACGAGACGGTCGCCGGGCTGATCGCCGACCTGCTGGGCCGCATCCCGGCCGTCGGGGACAAGGCGGAGCTGCCCGGCTGGCGGCTGTCGGTGCGCCAGGTCGGCCACTACCGCGCGGAGCGGGTCCGGCTCGTGC
- a CDS encoding nicotinamide mononucleotide transporter family protein: MNSLNSEAFVLFGQHIKWADMVGNLFGLAALALGWRRSIWTWPVQFLAGLILFGAFFGHLTGSAGKQAVVMVVALYGWWQWQRGKGQGEDGHIAVRFATWRERAAMTAAAAAGTVAVALLFTAYPKLSWDPWPDAYIFVGTIVAMYAQARGMVEFWFAWLLVDLVGVPLNFANGYAFSGFVYVIYGALVLWGLRDWWLRSRAAAQPTLEGAPA; encoded by the coding sequence GTGAACTCGCTGAACTCCGAGGCGTTCGTCCTCTTCGGCCAGCACATCAAGTGGGCCGACATGGTCGGCAACCTCTTCGGCCTGGCCGCCCTCGCCCTCGGCTGGCGGCGCTCCATCTGGACCTGGCCCGTGCAGTTCCTGGCCGGCCTCATCCTCTTCGGCGCCTTCTTCGGCCACCTCACCGGCAGCGCCGGCAAGCAGGCCGTCGTCATGGTCGTCGCCCTCTACGGCTGGTGGCAGTGGCAGCGCGGCAAGGGCCAGGGCGAGGACGGCCACATCGCCGTACGGTTCGCCACCTGGCGCGAGCGCGCCGCGATGACCGCGGCGGCCGCCGCCGGCACGGTCGCGGTGGCCCTGCTCTTCACGGCGTACCCGAAGCTGTCCTGGGACCCCTGGCCGGACGCCTACATCTTCGTCGGCACCATCGTCGCGATGTACGCCCAGGCCCGCGGCATGGTCGAGTTCTGGTTCGCCTGGCTCCTCGTCGACCTCGTCGGCGTCCCCCTCAACTTCGCCAACGGCTACGCCTTCTCCGGCTTCGTCTACGTCATCTACGGCGCGCTCGTCCTGTGGGGCCTGCGCGACTGGTGGCTGCGCTCGCGCGCGGCAGCACAGCCCACCCTGGAAGGAGCGCCGGCATGA